A portion of the Sabethes cyaneus chromosome 3, idSabCyanKW18_F2, whole genome shotgun sequence genome contains these proteins:
- the LOC128739869 gene encoding uncharacterized protein LOC128739869: MFWARTLSDIVTGRITPATEARGSSRYRRYSPELTAGQLYGAIENISATLGFHPECLPKSVCELAKVPLDLEQEYLVHEIVHFILTDVGEGRSLLFPSLSIMQMSICTSSGGPWFTPKKVYPYRRLGINTGFQANYVLPYRLSDFYKYPTWARAMVDVVKGQFTPTEVVTARAARKRRSNKPLTAGELYRIFDEALQFSGYDQDCIVKSVCELAHSPFHRVEEDLYAEIVQFFLTPSEHKSFDPEERVMQAKYEYAERMGKQGANCDLLYPKCSRSFLSVISDFMESPTNLIK; this comes from the exons ATGTTCTGGGCTCGGACACTCAGTGACATCGTAACTGGTCGAATCACACCAGCCACAGAAGCTAGAGGCTCAAGTCGCTATCGTCGTTATTCCCCGGAGCTCACTGCTGGTCAACTGTACGGtgcaatagaaaatatttctgcAACGCTGGGATTCCACCCGGAGTGTCTCCCGAAGAGTGTGTGCGAGCTGGCCAAAGTTCCCCTCGATCTGGAACAGGAATATCTGGTCCACGAGATTGTACATTTCATTTTGAC TGACGTCGGTGAAGGTCGTTCCCTTCTTTTTCCTTCGTTGAGTATCATGCAG ATGTCGATCTGCACCAGCTCTGGAGGACCTTGGTTTACACCGAAAAAAGTCTATCCCTACAGACGGTTGGGTATCAATACCGGATTTCAAGCCAACTACGTACTACCCTATCGTTTATCGGATTTTTACAAGTATCCCACCTGGGCACGTGCAATGGTAGATGTTGTCAAAGGCCAGTTCACCCCCACCGAGGTCGTCACGGCCAGGGCCGCACGAAAACGCCGCTCCAATAAACCGTTGACCGCGGGCGAGCTCTATCGTATATTCGATGAAGCGCTTCAATTTTCCGGCTATGATCAGGATTGTATAGTTAAGAGTGTGTGCGAACTGGCCCACAGTCCTTTCCACAGAGTTGAGGAAGATTTGTACGCAGAGATTGTGCAGTTTTTCCTTAC GCCTTCTGAACATAAATCGTTTGATCCCGAGGAGCGAGTAATGCAAGCAAAGTACGAGTATGCTGAAAGAATGGGAAAACAAGGAGCTAACTGTGACTTACTGTACCCCAAATGCAGCCGATCATTCCTAAGTGTCATTTCCGATTTTATGGAAAGCCCGACGAATCTGATCAAATAA
- the LOC128743976 gene encoding uncharacterized protein LOC128743976: MRFEKKNIYCIVILTIVQLGQVCAETIDETSERYRQNQFGRNPDDGGGKLLSRKRRFLSFPEGSSFQVVYDQTIPIVGSTLLYTVGVTVAAAWQLPNVSPFEVLRLLREKIAGGSLLRRTDQNVNSTTLIDTSTSSYDQYNKHSFYYTAQNNQSNYAGTSGTKNILNNYYNTHAQQQTAPGGSNRINYYTNGNDNVFGGQNNKYGTKPWPQLDSNALYDSFPPSFVPPFNSTRNDWGGLVSRYIQAWIRRHPPDYPITSKRYYPVFGKRSIDEHTHPEDKYFLEHHRATRHQLYRKIETFLEGQSKHGHHCVLRALCESGQRKNQKKPESFLREILKAIFSLPSTHDLPVDYTHRTYDEAHAHTGDCEDRYPFCKDSIWSDDFVF; the protein is encoded by the exons ATGAGGTTTGAAAAAAAGAATATTTATTGCATCGTAATATTGACAATCGTTCAATTGGGACAAGTGTGCGCGGAAACGATTGATGAAACCAGCGAAAGATACCGCCAAAATCAGTTTGGTAGGAATCCGGATGATGGCGGAGGCAAACTTTTATCACGAAAAAGACGATTTTTATCATTTCCTGAAGGAAGTTCGTTTCAAGTAG TTTACGATCAAACTATTCCCATCGTGGGTAGCACATTGCTGTACACCGTGGGCGTGACGGTTGCCGCGGCCTGGCAACTGCCAAACGTATCCCCATTCGAAGTCCTTAGGTTGCTTCGAGAGAAAATAGCCGGCGGATCTCTGCTGCGTCGAACGGATCAGAACGTTAATAGCACGACTCTAATCGATACTAGCACCAGCTCCTATGATCAATACAATAAGCATTCGTTCTATTACACCGCACAGAACAATCAAAGTAATTACGCCGGCACAAGTGGgacgaaaaatattttgaacaatTATTACAATACACACGCGCAGCAGCAAACAGCGCCAGGTGGTTCAAATCGAATAAATTATTACACGAACGGGAACGACAACGTTTTTGGAGGACAAAATAATAAGTACGGAACAAAGCCATGGCCACAACTGGATAGCAACGCATTGTACGATAGTTTTCCCCCGAGTTTTGTGCCGCCATTCAATTCAACCAGAAACGATTGGGGTGGACTCGTTAGCAG ATACATACAGGCATGGATTCGAAGACATCCACCAGACTATCCAATTACCAGCAAACGGTACTATCCCGTGTTTGGCAAACGAAGCATCGACGAGCATACCCATCCGGAGGACAAATACTTCCTCGAGCATCACCGAGCGACGCGACATCAGTTGTACCGGAAAATTGAAACTTTCTTAGAAGG GCAGAGCAAACATGGACATCATTGTGTGCTAAGAGCTTTATGTGAAAGCGGTCAaaggaaaaatcagaaaaaaccAGAATCGTTTCTACGGGAAATTCTCAAGGCTATATTTAG ttTACCTTCCACACACGACCTGCCGGTTGATTATACgcatcgaacatacgacgaagcTCACGCGCATACAGGGGATTGCGAGGACAGGTATCCATTCTGCAAGGACAGTATCTGGTCCGATGACTTTGTTTTCTGA